In the Triticum aestivum cultivar Chinese Spring chromosome 2B, IWGSC CS RefSeq v2.1, whole genome shotgun sequence genome, GTGTGGATGACAACTTCTCCTCGCCATGTTGAGGAGCCATGCTTCAATGGTAGCGCATTGTTGAGGAGCTAGGATCTACAAGCTGGATGTGCTCAAAGGCCTCCCTCTATTGTCTTGGCATTAGCTTCCATTTGTGCTCTAGGGTGTTGAGCACTCCATCGCCCGACGGTGCAGCGCCCTTCGAGCTGGGGCGAGGAGCTAGGGGGCTCCTTATGGCGATGGAACAAGATGGTACTGATCTGCCGGACGCACAGGCAATGGCAATGGCATAGCTTCCTCTGCCGGCTGGTCTCCTTCTCGAGTTAGCTTCCTTTGCGGCGTTGGTCCTCCCATCATGTTTGGAGGGCCCTGATGTCTTGATGTTCTGTTTTCTGAGCCTTGTTGCTGCTCCTGGGCATCCATGTATCTTGCCGGAGTTTTTCTTTTGTTTCGTTGTATAGCGGTGTATTGTTGCGTTGGTTGTAAGGGGTTTATCAATTCCAGCCTCTTTTCCAAAAAGGGGCAGAGACCAAGAGATGGTCGGTAGTTTGACCATCGCCTGCACAGAGGATCTCATCTACGACTAGCTTGTGATCGTCGTAGAGCTGCCGTAGATTAGGCACTTCGACTTTGGAAGAGTGCTTTTGCTGGTTCATATGTACTAGTACTATTCTCATGACGAGGCCCTCCATGCTCCACAACGTGCTACACCATGTCCATACAGGTAAAAAAATTTGTTTAGCTGAGATATCATTTCACGAATTACAAACCACTCCATACTGTACATGTACAACATAGTTTCCATATGGGTCTTTTTTCGAAAAAGGGAGCAAGCATCGGCTTCTATATCGAGCGATGCACACAGTCATATTATTAATTATTTAACAAAGATCTGACAAAAACATAAACCAAACAACTCAAAGTCATCACCCACACCTAGAAACTCAACAATGGGGAATGCCCCCATGCCCGGTAACCGCCGATCAGTTCGCATGACGTACCAGAAGCAAACACCCGGTGCAGTAGAGCCAAAGCATACACCACCTGTACACGCTTCAGAAGCCGCCACCACCATCATACTGCTAACCCATCTTCAAGAAAGAGATCCACATCACCCTTGCCAAGCCGGTCAGCCGTCGATGCCGTCACGGTGCCAAATATCACCACTGCCTCTGCACTCGTCCATCAAGACGCATCCACCGCCGAGACTCCATTGCACCATGCCTCTGAGGTCCGACGGCGTTGACACAGTAGATACGACGCCGCTCCACCTCTGGACCCCTCCAGCCAACACTTGTTCCAACAACGATGCCCCCAAGAGGGGGTGTGCTGCCAGACACCACCATCATCCAAACTGGGAGACCCAAATTCAGGGTTTTCCCAAGAGAAAACGACCCTTCTCGGCAAGTCTACGCGGTGATCCAACACGGCTACGCCTTCGCCCTTTCTCCGGCAAAGATGAGTTTCAAAACAGTGCCTCCAAGAAGGTAGATGATGCCACAGGCTGCCACTGTCCGGCTCGGCAAGCCAAACCTGAGGTTTCCCTCTGAGCTTGATGGGACCGCCACCGTGATGATGCGCTCCAAGGAGGTTAGCAGTGTCCGTAGACGTCGCCGCACCATCTGCGCTGTGAAAAGAAAGCAATGCATAAGCTCTGGTTCCTGATACTGTTCAAAAGTAGTGCAAAGAAAAGCGGTACTTCCCAGCAGATCCGGGCAAAAGTTTTCTCCTCGGCGGTAGTCCCTCGAACCAGGAGAGCGGGAGGCAGAAGTGCTCGTCGGAGACGCCCACTAACGTAGAAGGAACGACTACTTCAAGCAAAACAAATCCAGGAACATTGCATGTACCCATCCAACCCGACTCGACTTGAGGAGCCGCCGTCACCGGAGAGAGGATCCGGGCACGCCAGCCCTGGATCTGTTAGGAATAAGCCATGCGTTCATGTGTGTGCGTGTCTGTGGCCGTGGCGATGTTGAGCAGGCCGCCTCCTGCGCATTGGGCGCGCCGTGGGCGTGGCCAGGCGGATCACCAGCACTCATTTCTGTTGGAGAGTTTCCAGGGAGTAAGTGCACGTAGGGAGTAGCCACCGCATGCGGTTAGTGGCTAATGTGGTGGTTAGTCTGTTGTTGGCGAACTAGCGCATGCATGGGTTAGTGGCCGGGTCTTGGGTGAGTGCGTGAGTGTGCTGGTGTGTGTGCTAACCTAGGTATAAATAGCCCTCCGCTGTACTGCTCGGGTGTGCGTGTGGCTCAAGTTGTTGCTCGAGGAAAAGACTGTCGTTGCGGCAGGCATATGTGCGCCAGAAAAACACCACCGAGTCTtgtgtcttctttttcttctataTTCGttcgtgcgagagagagagagcgagagggagCTGCGCACCGGCGCAAAGAGCAAGCTAGGGCTTGACGCCAACAGGATCTGCCTCCAATCCCTGCGGCCCATCACCGTGCCATCCTCCACGCGCCGGAGAACTCACACCCCATGATGCCCGGCCTGTGCCATGCCCTAGCCGATGACACTGGCCTGCGCGGGTCTCCCCGCGCAAGAGGACAAGAAAGCCCTGCTGCCGCCAGCGCCAACCAGGCTTCACCCGTCCACGCCCTTTGGTGGCGGTGAGGAAGTATGGAGGAGGGGAGGGAACCGATGGTGGCCGGAGTTGGATGCCCCGGTGTGGCTGGAGGAGCCGCACGGGAGCAATCCCCTTTTTTCTTGGAGATTCTTTTTTTTTCATATGGGTCTACCAATAGCTCGTTCATGTAATATCAAGAATCTTCGCTATAAGGCATGCATAATTTGTGGATCTATGAAGAACTTGAGTATTTCTAGGAAAATCAAGATGGGAAGAATAGTTAGTGAACATCTAAAAACAAACATCAAAATATGGAAGCCAGTCAAAAGTGCAATGCTCAAACTGAAAACCTGAACGACATGGCATCTAAAAGGGTGGGAGGACAGCAGTTTAGCCTTACCACATATGCGTCTATGGATGAATAGAATATATTATGAAGGTACATATTCTATACATTTCTGAACGAGGTTGTATATTATGGATGAATAGACTGGTTGATCACAGACGCATATCGTTGCTACCAAAATCCTTAGCCATCTCTATCTACTAATCAACGTCACTTATTTCAGAAGCCTGAAGAAATCAACACCGGATTAGTGACAAAGCTCACGGCAAAATGATATGGCATATCATGGTACACACTAAAGCAGAAACAAACAAAACCAGTCTAAACTATTTTGTGCATTTCACAAAATATGATATGATATTTATAGCAGAAGCTATCTAAGATATAAGAACACCTCAACAAGAGAATAAGAGATAATCAACAGTTCATAATCAACGTCTTGGTTAAATTACATTGTAGCTTACATGAGCATTACACAACAGTCACATTTCTTATTTCTTTCCATCGCAAAATGTTTGAAAAATATAGTGTCCAGTTTACCTTCTGGATCACTCGACGACTATAGAGATGAAGGCTTTAATCCAACACATGTCCAATTATATCATCGATAAGTTTCCTTTTCTAGATCGGTGGTCCATGCTCTAGAAGCTGTTGAAAAAAAGGTAAGAATGTTATTTTGTTAACATTGAGGAAGCCCAACATCCTAGAGCCTTAAGTTACAAAAGACATGGGAATTGGAGAAAGAAACCTTCTGGATTACGTAATTAGCAAGGACGTCCATGACTAGTGTATAGACATGAAGTTGGATTTCATTGGAGGCAAGTTTGCGGCCATAGGTAGGCTCTAGAAGCTTCTTGTTGTGCATTGGTGCCCTCCTATCACCCCTTGGTTGTGGGCGCCTAGGCACCCTGTGGGCCCTCGTGGCCCAAGTCCAGGTCTCCTAATGCTCTTTGGTGCAAAATCCATCCTCATATTTTTATTGATTTTTTGAAGGTTTGAAATACCTATTTTTCTTGAAAATGGAAAATAGAAACTCACACGGGGTACTATATTcataggttagtccaaataaacTTTTTTACATAAATGGTGGAAATGTGGTATGATCAATGCAAAAGATTATAGATACACTGAAGGTGTGTAGAtcatttatttttaaatttaatATTGTCTGAAGCAGATGCAATGAAACAACATTTTATCATGAGATGGAGTTAACCTTCCTCATGGTAATATGTGTTAATATATTGCCATATGAGGCAATTGTAAGCAATTCTTATTATTATACATCAGACTTCCTAAGTTGCAATCATGTTCTTCCTTTCTTATCAATTTCAAAACTTACAATGCATTCTATCCTCCACTGTGTACGTGATATCATGCAATTGAATAATATTAGTGCTTCTGGCAAATCCAATGAGTTACATTTTATACAAAGAGCAAACATATTCAAGTAAACTTTTGTTATTAACCACACATCCAGATATTTTACAGCAAGATAGTACATACTTTCAGAAAAACAACCAGGATCACAACGATTCAGTACTCAAAATATATTTGAAGTGCCAAAttatttcacaacacaaaacttattcTTGGCGCCCCAACTTTAGTTCGCCATAGAAACATATCAAATATCCATAGCAACGAATGTTAGAGTTTTCAAGTCAAGGAGAACACATGAATTATGCATTACGGAAATATTGCATAGAACACTATGCTATCTATTTCATACCATCCACATAGTATGCCGTCTATAATAAAGTGGTTACTATAACCAGGTCATCATTTCTCTTGAAGAACTGCATCATGATGGCTTTATTCTTCATAATCCCTGCTTGCTCACAGAAAGCCTTCCATCCAGTCACTAGCACAATTCTTCCATCTTTGGGTGGTGCTTTCTTGTATGTTCCGTCGATTTCAAGATTGAAAGTCTTGTACATTACTAACAGTGTCATTCCTTCATTGCAAACATCTAATTCATCAGCAACTTCTCGTGGTATTTTCTGCAATTGTGTGTTTTTCAGTTAGTAATAAACGTTAGAAACATCATACAAATATAAGCTATACATCATTTCTTGATTTTCATATCAGAGCTAAAATTATTACCATTTTTCCCATGTCGCTTTGTGTTATCCTATGCACAAATGAAGAAATCGCGAAAGCACCATAAGTTCTTATGCATTGAACCAAATTATCATCTTCATCTACCATAAGACGACAACCTCTCGTCATCACAACATCATCTATAATATGTTTGACATCATCTTCAACACTCTGTGCAACTAAAACATAAAGAAAAGTAATCAGTTTCTCAATTTATTATTCGGAATAAAAAACACATGTATAGTGTGCAAACCTACGAACCTGCTGTCGGTGACCTGATTTTAAAAACATTTTCCTTACTTATGGCAGCAACAAGCAAACCATATATTGTAACTATAAGTAGAACTTTATCTCCCTCCAATAGATTGTAATCAAATAGAAACTCGTTCCATCTAGCACCATGAATACTCGTGACATCAATCCTTTTAGTCACATTGACCTTATAGTGAAAACCTTCAGGGGTACATAGGACAACTTTATTTCCTGAGATGCTGTTTACGGCTTCTCTCATGTCACATGTAATATTCTGTAATTGAAAATAAATTAATTACAACACCGcaaacaaaactaaaataaaataaattttgctTCAGACATAGACAATTTTATTACATACCACACTTTTACAAAATGTCTGGTGCAGAGTTACTTCAACACAACGTTTTGTTGTTCCATCATTACTGCAATTCCCACGGTCATTCTTGCATGTCAGGCAGCATGACTTCAAACATTTGCATGCATAAACATGTTAGTGATGCCATATAAAAACTTAAATTTGTTAATCCTTATTTATTTATGCGATATTAATGTTAGATATACAGTATGCAATGGAGGAAAATTTTAGTTTGTGAAATTCGAGAGATTAAAATTCAAACACATTTAGTGTACATAAATTTAAGAACTAGGAATCCAATATTATGTACATTTCTCATATTAAGAATCACATAATTGGTAAATGCATGTGCTTTGTATAgctgtcaagtggaaggcattaTCTTAAAAAGATCAACATTCAAGAGCTACATGCGCTAGAACACGAACATTCATCAAAAATCGGACATCAAAGATGTATTTTACACATTTAGTGGAGGTTCTATATTAGTTCTTTTGTCAAGTTCTGTTTACATGGTATTAATATGTAAGAGTGCCATAGTAGTATTGATATTTTTGTGCTACATATATATTGAGAAGACAAAATAAAAAATATTACCTACAAGATAGAAGACGATAGAAATGTCCTTACTTCTTCAATTTAATATACGAACATATGTAGACTTTAATTTCGCTAATTCTAAGAATAAAGaaccaaatatattttttatgtaatTACAAGTAACTCAAAAATATAAGAAATTACCCTGTAAATAATGTCTATTATATATTTTAATCTTATAATCCCATTTTGTTCCACAATCACTATCATGCATCAAACATAATATAGCTGCTAGGGAGCCTGCACACGTCATGTTGGCAACCGACATGCAATCCTCCTGAAAATATTGCTAAATGGCATCAAAATCAGCATAAACCTACATaaatcatctctctctctctctctctcactctctctcctcTGGAAAAGCTCACACTATTTCACACTATACTTACCATTGTATCTTCTGAGAGAAGACATCCTGAAACTGATTCTCCCCTTGTTTATAACGACGCCACTAGTAACTAAAATATTTTTAAAGAAACAATAATTCACCTCCTCCACACACTAGTTGGTTATAAGACACATGTTGTCAGGCAATCTTAGATGTTCATCAAACACTAAGCTTAAATATATCTTGAAAATAGATACTTTCCAAGTGACGAGCTGGAAGATCATGCGAAGACCACTAATCAATGGGCATGAGAACTGTGTCACTTGACATGAAGCCACCATGTACCAAGTATTGGGAGGTATGCAGCCTATGGTTGGCAAGGAAGATGTCGTGAGAGGGGTTACCAAGGTGCAACAAGGGCGAGGAGGAGGGGCTAGGGCAACAGTTGGCTAAGGGAGATGCAAATAAATATGAGGTAATGAAGGTGGAGCTGGTACCATGCACCAATGCCATTGGTTGGGCCTTGGAAATTTTCAATGCCTATAGTTGATATGAGACTTGGTTCTAAATCTCGGATTTTAAGCATACCTATTCCTCTGCCTCTCCAATCATCCTAATGGACTAAGAAAACAAACCTAGCACATCGGTAGTTAGATAGCTGACTTGCAACACTAATTCTTGAAGTCGATTCTATATGAACAACTATTTAAATAATAGAGCTCACTGCCTTCATATTGACTATGTCGAACCCAAACTTCATCCTCGAGCATTCTACATTGTTGCAAATTTCCTCTCTTCCCGGGCAGGCTCACTGTCTAGGTGCATCCTAGTTCTTGCTACATGTTTGCGCACTTTCTGATAGTAGACAACGCACGACACCTTTCCACCAATGGCTAGATCATATTTGAGAAACCAAGAACCAACACTCTAGCTCAAGATACTAGAAGGGTTTCAACCTCACATGTAGCTTAGTAAAATTTACACCCTGATAGTAGGTTGGTAGAATTATCATTTTATCTCCTCCATTTAGTTGATTTCCTCACTACGATGTGGGGGGCATATTGATGCATTTTCGTGGTAATTTTTTCTATGCCTTGTTATGTGGTACTTCTCAAGGTAGGTATTGAGACTTAGTTTCTGCTTAGCTTGGGGCTTGATCGAATCCTGCCTCTGAACACTTGGAGGGGAGTGGATGTGATATCTTAAATAGATCATATTGTTTTGTAACAATCATGGCATATACCTAATTTGACCTTTATGTCCAATACATTGTAACTACAATCATAGGTGACAAAATTCTCCCTGCAAAGTTTTAAATGCCTAGGTCATCCTAATATATCTAACACAATCATGTATCACTCTAACTCAACAACAATCCCCAATCTAGAATCCAATAAGCCAAATCTCACTTCTAAAACTATATTGAGTCAGTTGGGGATGAACTAGGAAATTGTGATAGAAAGGACTGGTAGCATACAAAGGGGACGCCTTAATCACTTTCCACAAAATAAAGATATTTAAAATTGCATGTACAACAACACAACTATCATTTGAATAAATTTACAAACTTGTAAGGAATATCAAACAAACCAAGTGGTTGGTTCACTCATTAATTGGTTAATCCATGAGATCAACAACAAATACAAATAATACATATGTTTGTCATTACATATTGCAATGACTTATTATCAATTTTGGTTTTATACATATATTAACAATAATGGTAATTTAGTATTACGATTTTTAAAAAATTATccaagaacattttttgatttaGTTATAAATTAAGTGGCCCCTTAATTTCTCCATGGTAATTATCAGGGTAGCTATCGACACTTAATTTGTTTTCCCGTTACATAGCTTAAAGTTGTGCTTAATAAGTGATATAAGGGAAAAACAAATCTATGATAATCTATTGTCATTATAAATATTTAACAATTTCTTGTAGTACTATCGTAGATTTGATATATACATATTTCTTTCTGTAGGCGCTAGGCAATATACCCACGTTAGAAGCTTGATTACATGCAATGAGTAACTCTGCCATCATTAAGTGTAACACACCGAATTCAAATCCCAACATACACAACATTCTTAGTAGATATTTTTATGAACTAGCAATGGTGTTTGTTATCTCTCTCCCATAGTTTGACATTATTTTAATCTAACAATGCTATGAGGAACTAGGTCTCCACATAGACCCTATTATTAGGATCCTTGGGGATCATGAGCTCAAAAGGATCTGGGCCCACGCCTAAGCCTAATACACAATGTGCTCTTATGTATATATAGGTGTATGATTGCAACACTAAATCATGATGTGATTTTGGTACTAACATTATAGCTGAGGAAGGTTGAAATTTATATGCCATGACCTTTAACAAGGCATGGCCATGGAGAGTCTTGTGATGCTAACATCGACATAAATTTTCTAGAGATGGGTGTAAAAAAATCTATAGTGAGCCAGGGTTCCATTCCATCATGTAGGTGAGGAATGGTTAGCACGTTACGTTAGGTTTTGTTCACTTGAGAATTTCCAACATGAATGGTTAGTAGCTTGAATTTATAGGAAATAATTGGATGATGATGGTGTAAGATATTAGCTTCATAAATGGTATCTTCCATAGATGGTATTAGTATTATAACCTGACAAAGTTTATATAAGACACTTTCGTAGAAGCAAAATAAAACTTGGTCAAATTCACTACCATTCATGGAGGATGTCCTTTGATAGGATCCTTGTCATCTTACTAAAGTCATCCCCATAGTGTTTTTCTACCTCGCTATTTTATTAGTGGAATTTATGCTATTGTTTTTAGTGGAGAGTTTTTGTGGGTGTTAATTCAAATAAAGTACAGAACCTTCCTTCACATAGGTCACAAGGAAGGACTCTAGTGCATGACAGCGCATTCAATTTTCCCTTGATTCAAACTAGGTTAGAGATATGCTTAAAATCAATGAAATTTAGTTTATTTCTTTGAACAACTCTCTTATTGACAAGATAATTACCTCTTCAAATATCTTATCTAATATCACAAATAAACATAGTTACTCAACATAATAAGTTATTAAACATTACAATGCAATGTTAGTAAATGTCACATAAGTTACTGACCGATTGTGAACGTTCTACAAAGACAAACAAATTTGGATTTCTGACATGACCTTGCCAAGTTAATCTCCTGATTAATGATCCTTAATGACTCTCGCTGTCGGTGAGGAAGGATACCCACTCTAAGAAGgggcacacacacacatagagagagagagggagggagggagggagaaagAGAGACGACACACCTGGACCTTATTACAGGACCCGGTATATAAGTACTCCAAAGTCTTGCGCCCTCTGCACTCGAGTAGGAACATGTATGGGATAAGGGTCGGGATACCTACTTTAGGGATTATATGGTCGCAGGAAATTTTCACCTCATAACAGTGAAACGTCTAATCGTATCGTAACCATTGAAGGTTGGTACCAAACTATCAACCTGGGCCTGGCTATATAAGGGCAGTACCAGCCCCCACCAAAGGGCGGAAGATACGTGGGAGCTCATACTCATACCGTAACTCGATAGATAAGAAAATGCCATTGTAACAATCTATGGCCATCAATAATCATAGATAGGCATGATATAGGTTGTTATGCATACGGGGTCCTAAACCAAGGTAAAACGATTATGTCATCGTCATCACTAATGAGAACCCTTCGGGCACCATCCCTCTCTCTACAATCTTCCATGACGAAATCGTAAGATCAGTGAAGCATTATTCATCAACGGTCACATCATAGAAGAAGGCTTGCATTTTCATTAGTTGATAATGTAATGAGTGGGACTTACGGGTGTGCTTCCATGTACTAGTCATAATGATTCTGCTAAAACTAGTATGGATAGGATCTTATAGATGCAAAAGAAGCAAGTAGAACCGTTTTTGAGAATTCATGATCTCATATGCAACCAACTCAGCCAATAAAACCGTGCAAGATACTCAATTTTGTACACTCAACTATAATTGATAGCAGTCAAAGCATCTTGATACATGTGTTTACTTACTAACAAAGTTACAACAAGGATGTCTGGTGTATTCGTCCGACCTATGACCATGGGAGCTTCAATCACTACAACACTACAACTCACATCCTTCATAAAGCACATTACTGAAGAGGTAATCATTAAAATTGGGCTGGTTAAAAATTTCACCATTGCACATCACTCTTCGCTCCAATAAGCAGTCTTCGGTAATTGAAGTAGGACTTTGAGGTTGCATAATCCTTTGGGCATGTTGGGATACAAGACTTAAAGGATCAATCATGCCTTGTATTAAAATCACCTCGAAACGAAGTATATTGGTATTGAAGCATGCATTTGAGGCATTGGTCGCAGACCTATTAAGGAGTTCCACTTTTGATGCATGTTTCTCCTTCAACTTACATACTTGGAGGAAGCATGTCGAACTAAGTAGTTTATTTACCCCTTTGACCAACAGGGGTGCTTCTAGAGAAATGATCCATTAACAATGAATGATCTAACGTTGGTTGCCTAACACCCAGTGTTCAAGCCAGCAATGGCTTCACTTGGACACTGCCATACATAAACTTTAGTGTGAAAACCATGTATGTATTACTAGTATGCTACGTGTTTGAAGATTTGAACTAAGTCGTGCACCCGTACCAGCTGGTCCTGATTGTTAATGTATTTTTTGCTAATGCCTGACTACACGTATGCACACATTAAAACTACTAACAGTTACACGGGATGAACCTCAAACCCTCGCGATTAGGAGGCCACTTTTATACATGTGATCTTGCACGAAGATGGCACCAAAACAGGGCACAGACTGGCGTATGCGCTGGCAAGGTAGCAAGCAACCAGTGATAATGAGCAAAGATCAAAGAGGGTCTGGTGGCGGCCATTGGTTGGCGAGGCAAGGTGGAGACCAGCGAGTCAGCAACCCACAAGGCCGCGGGTTGATTATGCAAATGGTGTCGTAGAAAAGGAAGGGCATGTATATAACAAAAGGTAATATGTTATTGTTGTGACTGAAATAAGCTCTACCAATCCAATATTCAGTCCATCTAATGTTGTCCAATTGATGATAGAATAATTAATTAGTTTTATCTTAGGATTTCCTTATACCTTGTCTCCTTTATAACCTCTGCCACACCTTAAAAATAGTGCTACATCCGCCACTGCTCACACCCTAAGCTTCATGGTCATTTAAAGATTGGTGTCAAGGAAGCAATCCACACATCTTGAAAGATAATCACATTGCCTATAACTCAGTGGTTTTCATGATAAGTAGGTGCCTATGGCACGAGAGGAATGCTAAGGTCTTCCATAATGTGTTGATTGGTAGTAAGCCCTCAACAATTTTCATACATGAAAACAATAGgataaaaaatttgaatttttttatcaaAGTGTAAGATAAATTTAAGATACATGCATTGATCAAAAACATTGCGGGAATGGGTCCTTCATTTATAGCGCCTAACAAGGAAAGTATCATCTTGTTGCGAGGGAGTGTATTTCCCCTGATGCCATCTTGGCTTCCATGGAGTTTGTGTCGCACAACAAACGAGTTATGTTCCCGAATCTATGGTTCTTCTCTACTTATTGCCTGGTCATGACCCCCATATCTGCGGCATGTATAGTACATTAATTTTCAGCCCCGTCAACTATGATGGAACAATCCCATTGTCAACTTCCTGCTACAACTTGCATGCCATCACTATTCTTTATATTCTAACAACTTATTTGTCTCCTAGCACATACTCAATGGGGCTTCCTAATCTAACACACTGACTAAAATAGAATTTTATTTATGTTTTATTACGGAGGCTATTTACTGGCCCA is a window encoding:
- the LOC123041905 gene encoding uncharacterized protein, which encodes MDQKGKSNVVEEFVQTASGGVRTYKDKEASEHDTASSPLDVLQSQSCCLTCKNDRGNCSNDGTTKRCVEVTLHQTFCKSVNITCDMREAVNSISGNKVVLCTPEGFHYKVNVTKRIDVTSIHGARWNEFLFDYNLLEGDKVLLIVTIYGLLVAAISKENVFKIRSPTAVAQSVEDDVKHIIDDVVMTRGCRLMVDEDDNLVQCIRTYGAFAISSFVHRITQSDMGKMKIPREVADELDVCNEGMTLLVMYKTFNLEIDGTYKKAPPKDGRIVLVTGWKAFCEQAGIMKNKAIMMQFFKRNDDLVIVTTLL